GTCTTTATCGAAAAAGATGACGGTGTTCTCGGAAGAGGCAATGCCATTGAGACCCAAAGGTTCACATTTCATCAATACACCCACGGGATTTGAAGCAGTCTTTAATATGATTAAACCCATGATGTCAGCTAAGCAACAGAGTAGGGTGAGTAGATTGTTAGGCATGCCTAAAATAAATTGACATTTTCATAATATATGATGAACAGCCGCCAGAATGGCCTTCCAAGCTTCCTCTAATAATCAAATTTGTTTAACAATTGCAAAAACATGTCTCCAAACCttgtttcattttttcatttcctACGAAAGTTCTGCTCTatccaaacaatttttcaatttttccccCTATCTTTTTATTTTTCAGCTCTTTGTACATGGCAACAAAATGGATTCCCTAATTCAACAAGTTCCTTTGAAATACTTACCCAAAGAATATGGTGGAGAAAATGGCTCTTTAGATGAAATCTCAAAAGAATGGGAACAGAAATTGGATAAATACAGAGAGTATTTCAAAAAGAATGCCGAATATGGCACCGATGAAAAATTGAGACCGGGCAAAGCTATTGATTTTAATAGCATTTTTGGCATCGATGGATCCTTCCGCAAATTAGATGTCGATTGACTTATAGATGAGATTTTTAAGGATATTTGTTGAATGGACCGGAAAAACAAATGAACTGAACAACAACTAAACGTGAATATGAGAAAATAAATGTGAATtgagaacaaacaaaaattttaaaatgcttGCTTTAGTACTTGACAAGAAACGTGTAGCCATTGACAATCTTAATTTTATTGACATTAATGATTGCAATTCATGCTGACATTTTTAATGTATTtgaaattgttgtttttaatcAAAATCAAGATAAGATTTCAATTTAGATTAGATTTACGAAACAAAATTGCCGATatcttttaataatttaatatctgcaaatgcaaattcgcccatgaacgttccataaaagaacaggagcaaacttcttacatatcacaaagtgctttccgattcaaatttaagctcaatgataagtggtctCCTTTTTAAAGACGAGTTCGaaagttttttacatggcaaagtgcctcacaaatgtcgccagcattaggaggggataactaccgctgaaaatttgtttctgaggttttcgcaaggattcgaacccaagcgttattttatggtcccaagaactTATATCGCGAGATcgatatacatggcagctatattcacatatagcccgatctcgaccatactcggcacgaaCGTCGAAGCGCCTAGCCGAACTCCTTGTGCTAGGTTtctagcaaaatcggttaacaaaattcAGTTataatgggcttaaaaccttaatttgggagttcggtatatatggcagctacatccaaatgtggtcaactggagctacatctaaatctgaaccgattttttccaatttcaatagacttcgtctttaAGCTTAAaatcatgcctgtaccaaaattgaagacgattggatgaaaactgcgacctgtaatttgtacacaaattgatatggatagacggacagaaagacagacagacggacaaagctaaatcgaatcaaaagtgATTACGAGtcggtcggtatacttatcaaaaaaatgcactaagttataataccctcaggattcactaatagaaggttaggtcacatgcaaaacacaaagtggataggccccataaacatcattaaggatgtcaaatctgacgattgaaaatgtcatcatataggagaaaacgtaaacaaagaatgaatgtaaaaagagaacaagttgacatcctcaatgccaagtactgccaaatattaaaaaaaagtatatcggctgatcgcttggcttaaccttattcagtgaatcctgtaataccctgtaccacagtagtggtgtagggtataataagtacaCATAGTAGGCATTCGTAATACTAGGTAGCAATTGTTGTTGACGCTTACGACTCTCAACGCCTAAAACATAAAATACTACAATctgcaatctccgatcattgagctcgtctcgaaagagaaacaatttaaaatttaatgatctccgCCCTAAACTTGAAGAGCCGTTGTCTTTGTCTAGCGTTCAAAGCTATTAATACAACTtgcaacagatgcacagaatcatgtgtaccacgaagtagtgtaattgccacagaaaaaaaaaagattctcatccaaaattaaaaaagcaaGTGCAAAAAACAACGGTATATCTATGCCGCCCCACAAAACTTGATGTCTCATTtctctgcttgctttggcttctTATGACACTCATCTGAGTGGTGTTAACTATTAAACAACTCACCATGTCCatcgaccaaattgaaaatcacATCCACTGAACGATTACTAAAACGTTTGCACATCTCTCACTCTatagtatatgtgtgtgtgtttctagctaactttgtttttatgtggcatgcgatacagacaattgctttgatTAAAGTAGCTATTgattgccaaattttgggtctcatgcagttctTTGTTCTGCACATACTCTGCAATTCCATGGGCAGAGCAGTGCAAATATCGAGTGGGAGCAATGATATTGGTTAGGTGGTATGCCATTAACttataaactttcttaaatGTATACCACCAAGTCAAATAAACTACCACCCTGTAGGGTTTGAGTATAAAACAATGCACAGTAACTCTGAACGTCCTTGACCGATTGTAATTCGAACATGGTTTTTCTCGTTCTAGCTAAAAATTCTTGCAATGTCATAAGTTTTTATCTAACAAGTTTGCTTATATCATACCTACTCTTCTAATATTACGGTATGGCCAATACTTATCGCCCATTCATTGCTATAGTTTATTGATAACAATTGATTTTATTATTCTCAAAACATTTAACTAACTCAGATGGGCTTTTAAATTCAGTTTTCTACTGTTGGGGATTGATAAAACATGGCAAATATCAGATCTTTAAGTGAAGAATTGCAAAAGACCGCTGAAGAATTGGGTGAGGTGCCGGCACGTCTGCCTCAAGATTTGGCAGCGCTAAAAGAATGGATTCAACAGCAGCCGCACTTAAAGGCGAATATGGATGATCAATTTCTGGTGGCCTTTTTGCGAGGATGTAAATACAGTTTGGAAAGGGCCAAGGGTAAAATTGATAAGTTCTACACCCTAAGAACCAAATACCCGGAAATATTTTGCACCTACGATGTGGATGAACCCAAATTTAGGGAAATCTATCGCATGGGGTAAGTGAGATTAAGAGGTAACAAATGAGACATAAATTACCGTCGTACGTGGTTGTCTAAACATAAGTAGGTCTTGGCATCAACCTCCACCAACGTAACCTAACACACTTCTCATTATAGAGTCTTTCTTTATTTGCCCCAACCGCTGTATGATGATGGTCCACGTCTGGCCATTATGCGTAATGACAAATTTCCCATTGATAAATACCCCGCGGAAGATGTTATGCGAGTTGCCTGTGCCTTACAAGAAATTCTACTGCTGGAGGATGATAGAGCCATTCTCAAAGGCATTATTGTCATCAATGATGTGGACAAAGCAAGCTCGGCCCATTATTTGTACATGAGTCCCTCGATGGTTAAGAAATTAACAGTGTTCAGTGAGGAGGCGGTGCCTTTAAGGCCCAAGGCCACACATATTATCAATGCTCCCAGTGGCTTTGAGAAAATGTTCAACATGTTTAAACCTTTGCTTTCGGAAAAACAACAGAAGCGTGTAAGTGATTTGTTAGGATGTTTGTCCATAGCAGTAAAacagattttttgaaagaaattccTTTGAAATATCTACCCAAGGAATATGGTGGTGAAAATGGCTCCGAAGAAGAAATTCTTAAAGAATGGGAGAAAAAGTTGCATGAGTATAGGGAACATTTCAAGAGGAATGCTCATTATGGTACTGATGAAAAACTACGCCCCGGCAAAGCTATTGATTTTAATAGCATGTTTGGCATTGATGGCTCTTTTCGGAAATTGGATGTGGACTAGGGCATTGAATTAAAAATCTTAAACAATTCTGTCGAATCTGCGAAatgataaaaataatataacttCTTTAAGGCAGAAAAAATCTCAatctaaaccagtaaggaaaggcaaaagtcgggcgttgtCAACTTTATATTTAattccctacacctaccctataagtacaaacaGGAAGATATATCTAATTGTGAACCATTTTTTAATGGATCTTGGCGGATGTTTCCAGATGGATTATTAAACAATGCTAACAGGTCGAtagtgttaatgacgccgccaagataaaaaagtttctctgaaAAAcctatgtccaaactgaaactttagtacgCCTCAGCAATTTGgttgactgctatggagaaaaattgcaagaaccatacaacaggttcagagaacatgttgtcttggcataggcggagcgatgaggagcacccccactagggcaatggagactgttctagatatccgacccatttacctacagattaagtgtgaggcagccactgcggctatgagacttaaggctattggagaatggattgaggatgggagcagctcataatcgaggcgacctaggaaacctgaaaggaagggaagagatttccgatcggatacctgagatgaaccttgaagtcgagtgcgagccactgctgccaccggcacagtcttggattgacggaaccttgTATTGCcgtttggaagatcatgttacacggatggatcatacctggaggacagagtgtgcctaggagtttacattgagaacccagggactgagatctgttttagactgcctgatcgtAATACGGTTCTgccggcggagatccgggcgatcacggaatgcgtgaggtggtttgatgttaacgcgaggacgtcgagtgtcaacatctttacggacagtcaaaatggccataagggcagtaacaaccaggacggtaaggtcacaaacagtcttgcagtgtaagaagaagattaaagccttctctgagtatggcaaaatctctgaggatgccgggccataacggtataagggaatgaaagggctgacgatttggcggtgaaggccagaggactgccgtcaataaacttggttaacccgaagcctttcggatcgacgcagtctgaattaagggagtaggtgatgaatacgcatgcaacatgcggaacagcgaaacggtcggtaggatggcgaaaatcctatgggggaatccagatcatgagaagacgaggctattactgaaaggaggtaagaaggaggtcagtaaagctattggtatcatgacgggacacataggactacgagctcacatatgtaaaatcaaaatcaatgcagcaagtgatagcatgtgtagggcatgtggggaagatgatgagacgttggagcatttcctttgtcattgtccggctttcgcgtctaacagataccgccacctaggtggggacacaataacagacatgaaccGAATTAGAGGAGTGGTACTGaatacaattaaggattttggaagtagctcggaattcctaacttaaaattttcttttacgaggctactttttagtttttagagcgtggcttggggcggattaatgtctgcaccctcttttcaacctaacctaacctatatggtgcagatcagtctatatttgcatatagctgccaagaaCACCAATATTGTACTAAAACTGAACActgaattgtatttattagaccacaccatgtccgtgtcgaatttggtcaaaatcagacaatatttcgatatagctgctatggggcataaattatgcatttttcgccggattgtgacgaaagatggttaacatatataaacgagggtatccaaagttcggccgggacgaatttaatgccattttacttgttgctAATAAAAACATGGATCTTTTCCGAAATTGTTAAGGTGTTATTTAAACGGATAACCTTGAATATCATATGCAATGGATAATTGCAATAATTTCTAATGCTCTTTTCCGAAGTCCATCTGCTCTAACTAATTAAAttacatataacaagtaaaagcgtgctaagttcggccggaccgaatcttgagaacccaccacaatggttCCCGCtaacacaacactatgtgcaaaatttcagctaaatcggatgaaaattgaggcttccaggggctcaagaagtcaaatcgggagatcggttcatgtggcagctatatcagtttatagaccgatttggactttagttgttggaagccataatggaacactatgtgcaaaaaattgaggcttccaggggttcacgaagtcaaatctggagatcgatttatatggaagctatatctaaatctgaaccgacatggcccatttgcaatccccaacgacctatatcaatattaaatatctgtgcaaaatttcaagcggctagctttacgcgttcgaccgctatcgtgatttcgacagacggacggacggacatgacaagatcgaataagaatgtcgagacgatccagaatatatatactttatagggtcccagatcaatatttcgaggtgttacaaacggaatgactagattagtatactagACTAGATTGGTATAAAAAACTTAATCTGCGTATGGAAACAATAAGATTTATTCAAATTTcactttctataccctccaccatagaatgctaatttcgtcattttgtttgtaactactcgatataTCCGTcagagaccccacaaagtatgtatattcttgatcgtcatgacattttatgtcggtctagccctgtccgtctgtctgcctgtcgaaagcaagctaacattcgaaggagtaaagctagcagcttcaaatttggcacaagtacttcttgtttgtgtaggtcggttgggattgtaaatgagtcatatcggtccatgttttgatatagctgccataaaaaccgatcttggatcttcacttcctgagccactagaaggcgcaattcttatccgacatgcctgaaatttagcatgacgtgtttcgttatgattttcaacaactgcgccaagtatggttcaaatcggtccataacctgatatagctgtcatataaaccggtctggagtcttaacttcttgagcttctagacggaGCAATTTCTATCTatctttgaattttacgacgatgaataatatatatactttgtatggtagaatgtgtatatttcgatgtgttgtcaACGCAATGACTAAGTAAATATATCCCATGTTGATGGGTATAATGGTGCATTAAATCAGATCAGGCCAAAGTCTTAGAGTATATCTGTAATGAATTgattgaaattgcaaaaattaagGAAGTATAAGACACGCGTTTTTCTTACAGTTGTAAGATAGTATGggtgtatacttatttcgtcattccatttgtaacaccgtGAAGTATTCGTCCAAAATccaatagagtatatatattcttgatcgtcaggacattttaagtcgatctaaccatgtccgtccgtccgtctgtatgtcgaaagcatacTTATTTTCGAGGGAATAAAgataggcacttgaaatttgctATAAATAACACCTATAGGaataggtcggttaggattgtaaatgggccaaattggtctttgttttgatatagctgacatataaaccattcttgggtcttgacttcttgagcttctgtagggttcaattcttatgcgatttggctgaagttttgcatgtggtgttttattttgactaccaacaattgtgccgagtTTGATcttaatcggtgcataacctgatatagctcatatattgggttgcccaaaaagtaattgcggatttttcatatagtcggcgttgacaaattttttcacagcttgtgactctgtaattgcattatttcttctgtcatttatcagctgttacttttagcttgctttagaaaaaaagtgtaaaaaaagtatatttgattaaagttcattctaagttttattaaaaatgcatttactttcttttaaaaaatccgcaattactttttgggcaatccaataaatttcattcaaagaattggacaaatgcaatccatggtggagggtttataagattcgccccggccgaacttagcacgcttttacttgctcgCTCTCTTTTAAAGCCCAATCGACTAATCAGTCGATTCAAAGTCTATTGCAATGGTCAaacgtaaattttaattttaatttattcgcACGGCTTTTATATGGGCAATTATAACTGTTAGTATTGTTATGTGGTACGTTTTATTTAAATGCTGGATTTAACCGCTGGCTAAGAAGCAGTCTGATTGTATATCGCCAACACTAAAGATGGTCAATGTAGCACCTCTTAATCCGGAATTGCAGAAAATCGCCAACGAGGAATTAGGCGAAGTGGCAACCAGGATATCGGAAGATTTAAATGCTCTGCGTGAATGGATAAAACATCAGCCTCATCTGAAACCAAGGCAGGATGATCAATTTCTCATACAGTTCCTAAGGGGTTGTAAATACAGTTTGGAAAAGGCTAAAGATAAGCTAGATTtgcatttttcattaaaaactaaATACCCGGAGATGTTAAATGTCACCAATGTGGATGAGCCCAAATTTAGGGAAGTTCATAACCTGGGGTGAGTATAGCAAAGTTGTGGCATTATCTGTAATCGACAATTATCTCTTGTTCTTAGCTGCTTTCTGGAGTTGCCCATACCCATAAATGGCTGCGGGCCTAGAATTGTGGTTTTCCGTTTTAACTACCCCACCAACAAATATAGCATAGATGATATCTTTCAGCCCGGTTGTGCTGTTCACGAATTGATGCTGTTAAAAGATCCATATGCCTGCATCTGTGGTCTCTCCTATATAGTAGACTTTGGCCTGGCTACAGCGAGCCATTATATGCAAATGACACCAAACTTTTGTAAGAAAATGGTATCGTTCTTGGAGAAATCTATGCCTTATCGCATCAAGTCGGTCTATTATATTAATGTGACACCCGCCGCTCAGCAGTTTTTTAAGATTCTCTTCCCATTTCTTTCGGAAAAACTAAGGCAAAGGGTAACTTTTGTGCGAGCATAGCCAAAGTAAGAGATTGATGTTATGTTTCTTTGTCTTTTAGATAAAGGTTCTGGGGCAGGACATGCAAGAGCTCTACCAATATATCGCTCCCAAATATTTGCCCAAAGATTATGGCGGTGAGCTGGCTTCTTTGTCAGAACTGGCTGCAGATTATAACAAGGTTTGGGATGCCCATAGagattttttcaaggaaaatgcTAACTGTGGTAGTGATGAAAGCCTGAGACCTGGCAAACCTTTAGATATTGATGGCCTCTTTGGTGTTGGAGGTTCgtttagaaaaattgttgtagATTGATGAAGGTAACTTACAATTTAGCACAAAgtaaatttaattatttgtaCAGAGGTTAAATAAAAGGAAACTGGTTTTAAATCTGCTACTTAAGAGAACAACCGGAATATTTTCGAGAAATTGAAACTGtcgttaaaaaatatttatcttcAATAACGTTGTGGAATAAAATTTATAAGCAGAGAAGGTATTTCTAAAGAAACCTATACCGTAGTTTAGaaagtatcgggagaaaaggagagagagaaACGGcttttccgcagaaagaaaaaggaaatggaaagacgtgagtgtgagcgaattgagatgaacaggagtcaaaatgaagtgcggaaattctaccatagaattcaacatcaaaccgatggctttaggGCAGGCACTTCCTTCTGCAAAGACAAAGAAAGACATCTGGTAGATaccatgctgaggatatggaaagaacatttagcccaactgctagtgtccgacgatagcggcgaagaggatacagcagaaccaatcaatgatgatggtatataatgtttacctcctagtcagaatgaggtccaagtagctgtgacccgacagacgaacaacaaggcagcaggagccgacgggttagccgctgaactatttaagaccagaggcgacactctaataaggcgtatgcatcagattGTCAGCgcgatttggctagaagaacacatacccgatgattggaacctcagcatactatgtctcgtTCACatgaaagaagacaagacggaatgtacgCATACAAGGtattctcgagcgtactgtgcagcctttgaaagaatcgaaagagagtcagtgaaaatgggtctggcagtaaatggagataagacgaaatggatggttacaagattaaaacccaaagtcaatgagataattgggccctaccaatgctccaaatcctggaaaagacctgagaaggacaaatcaacacctaccatctctttgttggctacaaagccgctttcgacagccctatacgttcaaaggtatttcaagccatgtctgagtttgatatccctgcaaaatggataagactctgcaggataatACTTGCTggtacgcgttcctcagtaagaataggaaagaatcatttaacaccaaacgaggtttcagacaaggagacagcctatcgtgttatctctttaatatcctgttggagatgATTATACGaggtgcagatgtgaatagatatggcacactagtcacaagagaacacatgctactcgcctatgccgacgacatcatgATGTCGAGGTCGGTCGCCGGATGTATAGCTGTTGcgttgaaagaatcgaaagagtgtcagtgaaaatgggtctggcagtaaatggaagataagacgaaatggatggttacaactcccaaaacaccttgtacaaccgagcagataaagaaaatggagaaagttgggaaccacaactttgagatagtcagtaactttatccacctcggcaacgccgtaaccgaaacgaatgacaccagttttgagataaagcgaagaatatgACTGGCAAAtatatgctactttggactaagtaagcagtttataaacaaggtcacctctcgacagacaaagattacactatacaagacactgatataacccgtgttgttatatggttctgtggCATGGGCActtatgaaagcagatgaggcagtgcttggaatatttgagagaaagattcttcgtaaaatatatggaccagtttgcgttaattaagaatataggcgacgtatggaCAACGAGCtgtagttacacgcatcaaaatacaacggctgcgttggctaggtcatatcaaaatggatgaagaagctccagcaaagaggccttttgaaggcaaacacggtggtacacgaaaaccgagaagaccaaaagcccgatggaaagatcaagtgggggCAGACAcctagaaacttggtgtcagagattttagaatgagcgcagaagatcgaggcgcttggaacacttTTCTACGtgcggctagtggaacaaatgttctgtcatagccaattaatatAAGTAAGTAGAGTTTTTATAGTTTATATAGTAAGATAACCTATGCGGTGCCATTTCGCATATTTGGGCACcaaaatgtatgcatttttaatagatcatttagtcaccaatcatatatttcttagctccatctatgaagaaagtaccaaatggtataaattttggtaccgaaatgtaCGAATGGTGAATATATACATCATTaagccacccatcatatatttcttagttgtatctacatgccaatTTTAGGCCTATTGTTCTATCTgaacaaaaagtaccaaatggtaccaaaacgtaccattttttaataaagcatttagtcacccatcatatactTCTTAGTTACATCTTAATGCTAATTTTCAGATCTCAAGCTCCATCTGAGcataaagtacaaaatggtaccaattttggtcccaaaatgttaaaattttgaatagataatttagttctccatcatttatttcttagctGTACCTACATGACAAAGTTCAGATCTCTAGCTGCAtctataaaaaaagtaccaattagtaccaattttggtactatttggtactttttcttagttgtacccaaATGACAAATTTTAAACCTCTAGTTCTatttgcacagaaagtaccaaatggtatcaaaatgtacgaattgtaaaacaatcatagtcacccatcatatttttcctagttgtacctgcatgccaaatttcagacctctagctccatttataaagaatgtaccaaaatggtaaaaattttgttaccaaaatgttcgaatcttgaataaatcatttagtcacccaacaTGTATCACATGCCAAATTCCAGACCTCTAGCACCATTTGTAACGAAAGTACCAATTGGTACCAATTtcgtactaaacgtacgttttctcccgttaccagtacaaTTTTCCATCGAggggagaatgttccatttacagaaagcgcaaaatacctgggtgttttgctggacaggaaattaaacttcaaatccaacattttggaaagggcaagaaaggcaactcttgtcctatacacttgcaagagagccattggtaaaagttgggtGTTTGGACCGCGTGTCAAGCATTGGGTataaactgcagttgtcaggtctggtggacggcgcttcaaaagtccacctacttctcaatacttaactggatccaaaggatggcttgtttgtgcatcactgccgcactgaggacgacaccatctgacgaCACCACCAGCGGAAACTGCAGTGACcgctgccgtgaggttaagggagctttcccattggtcatgtggcgactacggacactgtgttatccttgatacaatatccgatgttccaggcagtgtggattacaccctacctaagccgcttcttgataaaaagtactatactactattgctgatagaaccgattggaactacgttatccgtggtaacagaagttacatagacttctatacggatggttccaaattaaacgaccaggtggactttggggtgtactaaATATAAAGAGCTACAACTGGTCATACCGAAAAGGttgcccgaccactgcagtgtgtatcaagcagagatccttgcaattaaggaagtggtggaatggctaagatataatgcctcgactgtcgcagatctctcaacgagatggctgaacagttcaaaattcacgtattctgggtgccggaccacagagatatgccAGTTAATTGTAatgcggacgagcttgcgagactacacattccagggatactgaatTCTGTGGGTAAGCCTCTAGCGATATCTAAGCTAAGTTATCAGGatcagacccgaaggacaacgaatgataaatggtcacaaagagggggctgtgaacattccaaacctatgtgacctaatctagacttgaagaggtataccgctttgctgtcattggctagaacagtcagtcattgtgtccgtcatgacaggtcactgtcttattggaaaacatgctgacagactgaaggttgccagcaacacctctggcagaagctgtgaggagcaggaggccaccgtagcgaagaggttagcatgtccgcctataacactg
The genomic region above belongs to Stomoxys calcitrans chromosome 5, idStoCalc2.1, whole genome shotgun sequence and contains:
- the LOC106085630 gene encoding LOW QUALITY PROTEIN: alpha-tocopherol transfer protein-like (The sequence of the model RefSeq protein was modified relative to this genomic sequence to represent the inferred CDS: deleted 2 bases in 1 codon; substituted 1 base at 1 genomic stop codon) codes for the protein MANIRSLSEELQKTAEELGEVPARLPQDLAALKEWIQQQPHLKANMDDQFLVAFLRGCKYSLERAKGKIDKFYTLRTKYPEIFCTYDVDEPKFREIYRMGVFLYLPQPLYDDGPRLAIMRNDKFPIDKYPAEDVMRVACALQEILLLEDDRAILKGIIVINDVDKASSAHYLYMSPSMVKKLTVFSEEAVPLRPKATHIINAPSGFEKMFNMFKPLLSEKQQKCKXFVRMFVHSSKTDFLKEIPLKYLPKEYGGENGSEEEILKEWEKKLHEYREHFKRNAHYGTDEKLRPGKAIDFNSMFGIDGSFRKLDVD
- the LOC106085622 gene encoding clavesin-2, which produces MVNVAPLNPELQKIANEELGEVATRISEDLNALREWIKHQPHLKPRQDDQFLIQFLRGCKYSLEKAKDKLDLHFSLKTKYPEMLNVTNVDEPKFREVHNLGCFLELPIPINGCGPRIVVFRFNYPTNKYSIDDIFQPGCAVHELMLLKDPYACICGLSYIVDFGLATASHYMQMTPNFCKKMVSFLEKSMPYRIKSVYYINVTPAAQQFFKILFPFLSEKLRQRIKVLGQDMQELYQYIAPKYLPKDYGGELASLSELAADYNKVWDAHRDFFKENANCGSDESLRPGKPLDIDGLFGVGGSFRKIVVD